A stretch of DNA from Polyodon spathula isolate WHYD16114869_AA chromosome 4, ASM1765450v1, whole genome shotgun sequence:
tttattttttgaaaccaGAAATCCCACCACTGCTAAAATCTGACAAATAGGTTCACACACGGGAGGTGATAGGTACCTTGTAAAAAGCGACAActttggacaatttcttattttaaaagtgtgttctttagaattgattgtaagtacagcacatattttttatgtttgctttactcattgtaaggacaattgtagcaCATTAAACTAGAACTATTTAAGCCtactccttttgtttttgttttacacatgcatgaagaacagttctatgtttgggtatttcatgtttctcatgttaattttttaaccctgtaacatttaaaacacatgtatttcagtgccatattacaactacagtatatatccttccatataaaaacaattgaaaaccggggcttttcgcttattggcaacttttggTTAAAGACATCTTTTTGCTGGGAACAGAGAGGTTAttaataagcggcatctactgAATATATAAAGAGACAGATTGATAGATACCGGATTCTGCTGAGTCAACGCCGCGGATTGAACGATGCCCaccccaacttttagctgaaagtgaAGTTTTCACCATTATGTccggtttttaataaccatgtgcaaataatgcctgaAGGGAAATATCACGGctcacgtgaatagaaaaaaactgcctagaagtagttgctctgtacTTTAATGATTCAGACTATTGCTTGCATCATCAATAATGAAGGTTCAAATGACGAAGACGTGAGGTTCGGCGGTTTCAGATGAGATCACATATTTGTCTGCAGTATGTTCCTTACAAAGAGTTTAAAATAATCCTTCTTTGTGACCAActccatgtaaaaacaaaattcaccAATCTGAACACTCTCCCAGCCCCAACTGGGAGGAAATCAGAAGATCTTCTCACCTCCAATGCCTACAGaacgtctacaccccctttcaaaattttcaccttttgttgccttgtagcctggaattaaaatgcatgaatttttttttttttctcatttatctacacatcctactacgcaacttccaagtgaaaaaaatattctagaagtttgcagaaaaataattaaaactaaaaactgaaatagcttggttgggtaagtgtccaccccccttgtaatatatatcctaaattaactcaggtgtaaccaattgccttgaaaatcacacaccaagttaagtggcctccaccggtgttaaattgtagtgattcacatgatttcaggataaattcagcagttcctgtatattccctctgctgggtagtgcatttcaaagcaaaaccatgagcaccaatgcgcttttaaaagaactccgggacaaaattgttgaaaggcacagatcaggggatgggtataaaacaatatcaaaggccttgaatatcccttggagcatggtcaagatgattattaagaagtggaaggtatatggcaccaccacgaccctgcctagatcaggctgtccctccaaactggatgaccgagcaagaaggggACTGATCAaacaggctaccaagaggccaatagcaactttgcaagagctataggcttttaggGCCAAAacgtcaaagtgtgcatgtgacaacaatatcccaagcactccccaaatctggcctgtatggtagggtgggtTTCCTtgagccattactcaagaaagcccactttgaatcccgtttgaagtatgcaaaaaaacactcaggagattctgtggccatgtgacaaaaagttttgtggtctgacgaaactaaaatggaactttttggcctaaatgcaaagcgttatgtttggcacaaacccaacacagcacatcactcaaagaacaccatccctactgtgaagcatggtggtggcagcatcatgttacggggatgtttctcatcggcagggactggggcacttgtcaggatagaagggaaaataaatggagcaaagtacagagaagtccttgaggaaaacctgctgcccactacaaaaaaactgaaactgggatggaagttcacctttcagcatgacaaatactcaaagcacatagccaaagctacactggactggctaaggaacaaaaaggtaaatgtccttgagtggcccagtcagagccctgacctcattccattcaaaaatttgtggcatgacttgaagattgctgtccatcagtgctccccaaggaacttgacagagtttgaacagcttccaccaagtattaactcaggggggtggagacttatccaattatgatctttcagttttgtattttttataatttttgtctcaataaaaacttttttccccttaacattgtggagtatggtgtgtagatgagtggaaaaaaaaaatcctcatttaaatgcatgaaactctgaggcactggcacaacaaaatgtgaaaaagcttCAAGAGGGTGTAGCCTTTCTATAGGCAATGTATTAGGACTAGTTACCATTAAAGGTTATTTTTCCAGACCATTTGGTAGTTAAAATACTCCTCCCTCATGACCAACTCCATGTGAAAACAAAATTCACCATTCAGAACACTCTCCCCGTCCCTTTCAAACGGGAGACAATCAAAGATCTCACCTATTAGGACCAGTTATCATTAAAGGTTATTTTTCCAGTCCATTTGATAATAACTCTGTAAATGATATTTACAAATATCTTTTGCACAAGACCAAGAATGACCCCTTGTTTGTAAAACCTAAGCTTGAACTTCAAAAGAAAGTTAAAGGCTAGCTTGAAAGGGTAAACTACCTAAAGATTTTTCAGTAAGTTTATTTAtccactttttgttttacttcgAATTAGATTAAATTAATTTATCACGCCACAACACTGTATATTCCCTCCTTGTGGAACAGGTATTAGCATCCTACCTGAATCCACTTATGTGCTGCAAAGAGTTTACGATGGGATCCTGTCAGCAGTTGCACAGGGACTGATTCTACACTCATATCGTGACAAGTTAAATAGACTTCAAACAAAGTGAAAATGAAGTCTGGataactaaaacaaaactaaaaaaaatctatatacatGCAAAGGGACAAGAATGTTTTTACACCAAGGGTAGGGGTTTCATATTCAGGAGAAATTTAAATCAGAGGTACCATTGgccatatttaatgtattatttaatttgctGGCCAGAAAAAACAAGTCTCGTTACACTTGCTTTTAGGTATTTTTGGGGTATGATCTACTGCTAAAAAAGACATGAAATATAACAAATCAtgtaactctttcagcactaagcaCCTTTAAAAAGGCAACAGCATGATCTGCTCTTTTAAGTGGAGTTACCTTTTCTAGAGCTGCCTGTATATACAGATCTGCAGAGTTGAAAGTTAAAATTATATTCATGACTCGCTACATTCTCCTTTTAAAATCCAATTGGAATTTGAAGTGCTCCGATTTGAATTTATGCGACACAAAATGCTTTTTTCTGTAGGGTTAAAATGGAAGAGCAACCCTGCCCTTCCCCTTGGGGGACCCACCTATAATCATGTGACATGTTATTTGTAATCTGCGATTGTGACTGCTCTATAAGGAAACGCTGAAGCTAATTAGACCCACCTAACCTGTAGGTTATTATATGACAATTGCAAAGTCTCTGATTTTGATCTTTTATAGTGCTCTATAAGGTATTgcagaaaatgcattaattaaataatacccCCTATACCTCTCACACCCTGGCCTGTTGCCCCTTTGGCCTTATGTTTGACATCCCTGGCTCTGGCAAGATCATGTGGTAGATACTGCATGTGCTGTGGGTGTTGTGCAGGTGCAAGAGCTGCAGGTGGCTCCCTTGTACAGTCTGTATTTGAACTTTGAGAGAGTCACAGAGAACCACTACGTACCACCTCTAGATACACCATCTCAGTGTGCGGTCTGTAGAACTGTTTCAGAACAAtttggcagtgaaatggttcatTCTCTCTGGACTGCACAGGTAATGGAAATTGAACAAGAAAATCAAAGACTGCAGCTGTGTATAGAATATTATGACAATGACACAAGATCAAGACCATGTTAACTTAAAGTCATATGTCCTCAATATGGCAGAATATTAGGGTTATCCAGACAAGCTGAAAGGGAGCTCTGGTAAATATAAAGATAAATTAAGAGGAAAATAATAACTCAAGATTGGAACAGTACTGATACTCAATTGTGGTAAGCACAATACAacagtaaaggaaatgtaaaaaagtaatttaagaaacATATAATATGATTTTTACTGATCTgatgttttaatataattgtggTTACTTACTGTCGTATAGGGGCAATAACATACAACTTTGGTTTTCacaataatactttattaaatcTTCTGTGAAAAATGTGTAGGATATGTGCATAAAGCTATATACTGTGTTCTACAGAAATGATTTGTGCAAATATAATTAAATCTAGCCTAGTGCGACAGCATAtacatctcacacacacacacacacaatttttctttatttccatCCACCAAGTGTAGAAAGCAAATATTTAACAATTTCAAACTTTTTGCAGATACAAAAATTACAAACTTTTTGCACAAACATCTGTGCATTACAACACAgattacatatacaaaataaagaatttgacactttttttaaacaataagtcATTTGCCAACCAAACTATATTCTGTTTTCCTAATCTCAGTTTTGAACACACATTGCAGTTGATGTATTACAATGATAGTTATTTAAACTTTCTGATTAAAAGTTCTGTTTAAATtccttgttatttaaaaatcTCCATGTCAAGCTAACCATTAGCTTACTGATGCTTTGAATGCCCTCTGAAATGATCCATGCTTTCAAAAACACCCAGATATCTTCCATAAAGAACGCCAAGCTTCGAGGGGATTGagctaagaaaataatacaattaatgaTGTTTAAAAGAAGAGTAATGcttcccaccccccacccccgaaCAGTACATCAGAGCTGAACACTCTAGTTTAAAATATCActtaaaactatattttattacagGGGTGGTAAAAACACTACTATTGCACATTAATTTGACCCATTACAGGTTTTagtatgtgcttgattagcccacATGTATATGCAACAAGTGCAGGTGTCTCTTAAACCAGATGTGAATCAAACTGTTATCCCTCCATTACTGAAATACATTCATCATAGAACTATATTCcaaattttcattttaattaaagcagctgtgattgaaataataattctattcaattttttttttttttatcatattgcTTCACTGGCATTTAGCAGGCTGATCACTGTCaagtacattttcaaagaaacaatcCTTTATCCACCTTTAGAATCACACACTTTCTTACTTACATTTATGTTAATTCGAGAACTTTTACTTTCATAAACGAAAGTACcaccaaatgtattaatataactaAACAAAATTGCCAACGTTACCTGGAAGCATTTGTTTCCTTTACTTGTGTGGCAAATATGCCATTAAGAGAATcaactctttttttattattattatttcttttaaatactaTTAGGAACATAGAGTTTTGTACATCATTGCTTGCATGGagactgtttaataaaataaaccacctATACTTTCATTAAAAGTTAACTCTTCTACGTATGCAACTACCCTTTTTTACAATAGCAACGCCATGGGAACAGACAAACGAGGGTTCCGAGCACCACCCCCCCTCCTCCAGCTCCCCCTCTTATGTTGGAAAACCACTCATGTTTTGCCGCTGTTCaacttattattaaaatgaaaccaTGTTCTTAAAGTTCAACGCATATTGTTTAAAATCCATACTTAAAATTCCTAGTGTACGCAGTAGTCACACCGATCCTGTTTTATCTCACACAGGCAGTTCAGTGCTGCTTACTGCTCAATGAAATTATTGCTGCAAAAAAATTATCACGATTATCGATTATTTTTCCAACCCTAATATATATGAAGATCTGAACAGATGCCTCCTTGATGTAGTCTGGGCAAGCAGCTGTTGTGCTTGTATGAAAGTGGTttaagaaaagggtttgtaactAGGAggaccccggttcaaatcctggctcagccttGGTGACTCATTACAACTCTGCCAGAAACAAAGCACCTGAAGTTCTTGAAATGACCCAACACACAATTGGCTAAGATACTATCTAGGACTGTGTAAAACTCAGGGTACCTCAACTATAATAGTAAATATTTcacaaacaaagaaataatataacattagatagacagacagatggatggaaaaatagattaaaaacaaaaacttacttTTTCAGAGCAAAAATCAGGTTTAGGCTTCTTGGCATCACCAGGTAAACCTCTTCCTTTAGAATAGCATCTACAATCTTTCTGGCTGCATAATTGGGATCCAAAATTGGAAGAAGTCGTGGCcatctgcatttaaaaaacatgaaaaattagAAAAGCATGATACACTGGGCTCATGCGTGCTAGCGTTCAATAAATCACGAGTTAAGGCTTTGTGGCTAGAACCTATTCCGGCCTACGCCAGGGGTCGGCAAGCTATGGCTCCCGAGTCATACCTGGCTCTTCAAGTAACCAAATATGGCTCTTGAGTCTCTAAGTCATTcacaaatacatacaacaaagaacaaataaataatgaaatgtactATTAGTGTCATCACACATCTACAAATGACCAACTCGGCAGGTGAGATACcactttatttacttatttttacatCCACCTACACGCTACTCTTATTGGTGCTTGTATTTCTGGAGTCTGTTTCATCATGTTTTGATTGGTAAAGAGATCTGTCAACAAGCAATATGCACAAGTCACAATCTGTATCCCTgcttttactgcatttttttcagttttgaagtGTACTGTAGAGCTctttagtttcatttaaaaaatagcaaaaagtCAGATAAGGAATACCATTCTTTTCAGCCAGAAGGACCGATATGTACGCCTTTGTGGAGATGTCAGGATTTCCACTTTGTCTCATATGCAGTGAACGACTggcttcaaacaaaaaaaatcgaaTTTACAATGACATCGCGTGACAAAACATCCTGAATTTGCAGCAAAATAGCCAGAAGGCGAGGTGTGGAAAAAGCCCTGTgagaaactgcaaagaaaaatgaatgCGGGGCAAAAGTAATCTACTGGCATGGTCGAATAAAGGTGGAAGTTTAAATTCAGCAAGTTTCGTAGGCTCTTTAGAGATCATTCGCAAAGGAAAGCCTTTCACTGATGTCGAATATGTGAAGAGCTGAATGTTTAATAGAGCTAAAGAGCTATTTGAAGAATTCCCTAACAAAGAAAAATCTTGCAGCAAATACAAGGGATGCCTTTATCTGCAAAAACAGTTCACAATCAAAACCGTGAACACAGCGGATCAGGTTGACAAGCagcaaatagaaaatatgttCTGCTACATATTTTAATTTGCTGTGGATGAGTCAACGGATGTCTGATGTTGCACAACTATGTCTTCTCGGGCGATATACACGTGAAAACTTTGTATAAGAAATGCTTAGGATGCTGCCAACGAAAAATCAAACAAGAAACGAAGACATACTTAAAACTGCTGGATCTCGTTAGCGAGAAGCAGATCCAGGTAGGGAAGCTTGTTTCAGTATTTACTGGCGGTGCACCCACCATGATGGGTAAACACAAGGGATTCGTTGATCTTTTGTCAGAACAACAGAAATGTCCCATTTTAAGCTTTcattgtattatgcattgtggACATTACAGGTCATTTGAATCAACTTAATGTTAAATTTCAAGGGCAAGGAAACACTGTCCTGTCACTACTGCAGGTAGTTTTTGGAATTGAATCCAAATTTAATCTGTTCGTCAGAGATAGAAACTGTCAGACTGACTCACTTTGAGATGTTACGGCATTTACATTTGATCTGTTAAGGTTGTTCAAGCCTCGTTTTGTGGACTTTCGCAGATACAGCACTTTGTTGAAGTTTATGATTCGTCCCCATGAAACTTGTGCAAGCATTGGACTTGATGGTAATTCCGGGCATCTCAATCGGAGAGTTCAAGCTGGAAGTTGCCGATTTCAAGGAGTCAGATATTTGGTTGAAAAGTTTTGCACTTTAAATTAAAATCTGGAAAGCCTTGCTCAGCAATGTGCAGAACTAGCAAAACAGCACCAATGGACTGATCTGAATAGATTGGAGTGCAAAGATAAACTCATTATGCAAACTTGGAATGAACTTCCACTTGTATACGGCACAATACAGAATATCAGTTTTGCTTTCTAACGATGTTTGGCTCCACCTATACATGTGATCAGGCATTCTTCCACTTGAATCAcatcaaaaacaatttaaaattgttcctttttttgcactttaaaaGTACGTAAATGTGTGTTTATGGCTCGTTGCAGACCACTTGTTCTAAATTTCCATTCAGTTTGGCTCTCTTGCACAAAAAGGTTGCAGACGCCTGGCCTATGTTGTAGCTTCAAGCGTTCCAGTAACCATCATCCTATTGAGAAACTGTCAGTGCTCAACAAAACATATTGCCCAGTTCCTGCAACTTTAAAATCAAACAGGTAAAATGATCaatcttaataaataatatataatatatacacatatatatatatgtgtgtgtgtgtgtgtgtgtgtgtgtgtgtgtgtgtgtgtgtgtgtgtgtgtgtgtgtgtgtgtgtgtgtatgttttaaatacaacttAATCTTGTCAGAAGCACACAATATTTTGCAagaatgttattttaattctagATGTTTAGGGCAATCCCATAACAATGCAATGCCTGTTGACTACAAAAGGCAGAGAAGTATGTGGGTGCCAGCTGGTGCTTTAGGGCTCTTGGACCAGCACACACTGGCACTCTACAATAGAAAgggttttaagaaaaatacataaatcaaaccAGTCTGGAAtatcaagctttaaaaaaataacacaatctgCTAGTTTTAACCAATGGAAAAAGTTAGATTTCAAAACTGGTTATGGTTTTGCAAGATGGAGAAAGACTAtcattgtaattatttttctgaATATAAATGGAAAAGTGCATTCTTTCTATAGCAAGTATAAACACCTGCTGAATTCagtgtaattttaaaagcatttatcaTGTCAGAACCACATTTTTAAATGGAGTTTgaatgtgtgtgctgtgtgaacagttaaagaaatacatataaatCTGGGTACCATACTGTAAACTGCTTAACACAAATTGAGTGATTTTGTTTCCCCCCAAAGCtgaaccaccaccaccaccacaaattTAACTTACTTAGTGTAGCAGCCGTCAAACATTccagtatttataaaatatgggCACACGATTGTGGTTTTAATCCCATCCTTTCCTGAAGCAAGCATTTCCAGACCCACAGATTCAGCAAAGCCAACAGCTGCGAACTTGCTTGCACAataatcttttaaataaaatgagccAATACAAGAAATGTTAATGTATGAGCAGTTATTATACAGGAATTGCATTAACACATTCAATTATGTTAGATTTAAAAAGGCCAACTATAAAACACCAGTATCCATCTATATATATCATCTAAAATCCAAGGTTACAAAAAGCTATAATACTTCACTCAGAAAACGTGTGACATCGGCATATCCTACGTCATTTCAGCTCCTCAGTATTTACTGGGTGAAAGTATAGTACTGTATGAAAGCAGCTCAGTCAATAGTGGAAGCAACTGGTTGCTTCATAACTGGACAATTTTACTCTCCAAGTGAAACAACCAAGGAAAGGTAACACTACAGTATCTGAAAGCATTATTTAACCTGGTGTAGTATGACACATACATGTTTACTACAGGGCTGCACATTTTAATTAGACTACTTTGTTGTTTGACTCTAGTTATGTAAAATGAGTTTAAATTAAAagactgaaataaattattttgaaaatctgAAGCCATCTGTTGCACATCTTGCAAGTCGCGGTTTATTGGAGTATTCTagtccagtggttctcaatccttgTCCTAGGGGACCATtgccctgctggtttttattccatccaagctctcagttacttaattgaacccttaattgaactaataattggcttaatttgattttttaaatagtgtagcttCTAAAAAGTTGGAAAATGTAAGTTCATTATACAATTTGATATCtaaattgaaatctccatctgtttaaaatatttaaaaaactcagattaggcaaattagttcaattatgtaattgatcgcttggttggaacaaaacaGGACCAGGACTGAAAACTGTTATTCTATTCCAACACATTTTGCACTCCGATTAGTAGAATGTCAAAATCGGTCAAACGCAATGTAAGCTTTATCTACCTGTACTAAAAATGTACTTTCAATCCATTAAATATATTAGTAGTTTGATCCACTTTGGACATTGATACCAATGCTtcataatttgtaaaataaattaatgaaattaaaataaacacacacattttcatttaatttatattgtatatataatctatatatatatatatatatatatagagatattatatatatatatatatatatataatataatattatactaattatgtgtgtgtgtgggtggggacCTGGACAGCCCATTAACACCAATCAGTCCAGCAGAACTGGCAACGCTGACAAGATGCCCATGGTTACTGGCCATCATGGCAGGAAGGAATGCTTTATAggtctaaaaaatgtttttgaataaaaaGATTTTACATTAACAATTCAGCTTCCATGTGTTTTGAAGCACTGGAAATGATTACAACTGAAATATTAACCTAAAAGGTTTAGTAAATTctagtacaaaaaaaacaaggttttattaaaaaaacaagtaatatttcaagtttaattaataaagtaaaaataaaaaataaaaataacctacCCAGAAGTGAGCCATGGTGTTCACTTCCACCGTTTTCTCTATAAGGCTATCTGGTGATTCCATGAATTTCTTGCCAGTCACAATTCCGGCATTGTTTATTAGGATGCTAACATCTCCAACTTCCcttttgacctaaaaaaaaaaattaaaaagtattcattaAACTCTCAAATTGAGATAATCAGTTGCACACACATTCACTGCAAACTGCGGGCTTTAGTCCATGCTTCATAAATGTACCTTTGTAATGATATTTGTTCTTTATGTTTTGTACTCAAATCTATGATAATGTAAACGTATGTGTTCTTTACTGCCCAAATAATTTTACTGGGGAACCGTATTGTGCTGCAGGCATGCATACTCTTATTTCTATGTGGTGGCAGCGAGGTAGATTACTTGGGCTCTTCTTTTACAAACGGTATGTGTAAAGAAGCTGGACTCCACAAAAGCTATACATAAACTTAAACCACACAACTCTTTAAACCCATGCAAAATATATAATTGAGTCTCCTGTCTCACATGTGCAATGGTTCCCCAAGATATAACACATTTTACAGGAATGACATAACTGGAAGTAGAGTATTTATTGTCCATGTCACTAAACTAAGATCCCTTTCCCTCTAATAATTTTGGTATTCCCAAACAGATACACCAGGGGCAAAATCTAAGGGGAATGTCATACAGGACAAAATGGTTTGTGTAATAAACATTAAGACAATAAATCAAAGTGGATTGCCTCTTTGGTCTCAATATGGCAGCCGCATTAGGTCAGATAGCAATATCATGGTCACCAATACATTTTGAATGTAGGGTTTATATACCTGTTACTTGAGGTATTGTATGAGGCTTTGGCACTATGGTGCCCACAATCAAACAATCACAGAGTACAGCTGTGAACCAGGTTTGAAGCAactacattttgatttaaaaggAAACGACAAAGGCCAATTGTACCTGATCAGCTACTCTGTAAACCTCTGTCTTGTTGCTGCAGTCACACACATAGCAGTGGACTCTGGAGGCGCCCTCTTTCTTGGCTAAACGGGCAGTCTCCTGACTTCCCTCCTGGTTGATATCCCAGAGAACCAGTGTGACTCCCAGCTTAGAAAACTCCAGAGCCATCAGCCTGCCAATGCCACTGCCAGCCCCAGTGATGAGCACAATCTCCCCAGTCACATTCTTTCTTCTCGCTGGAATGAACAGCTTTACAAATGCTTCCAGGAGGTAATAAATGGACAGGAATGTCACCTGCAAGGTCTCCAAGAAGAAGTTCATTGTTGCAAATCCTGTATTAACAATAACACAGCCTTAAATACACAAGTACTTAAACATACAAgtacaaaacagaagcaaatgtTAAACTGTATGCATGCAAACAGTATTGCAGTATCAATACTGGTGTTGTCTTACTTATCAAAACGTAAAGTCTATCAGGAGTATATTCTTCATAACTTATTGCAACAAAGTGAAGGCTGGGTACTGACAACCCCGCATACCTCATGGGAGCGTGTTAACCACAATGCAGACGAGCTAGGCTCctttgcatttgtggttttacagCTTTTTGCCTCAAGTCATCGCACTGACAGCGGACGACAGAATCCGTAAAGGCAGTACataacacagcactgcccgttacataAATGCACCCGTGTCACATCGATTTATGCTCCCTATCAAACGTTTCTACTTTGCATGCCCAGACTACTTTCACCCTGCACTGCGCATGGCCAGATTTTTTCAAAAATCACCGCTCATTTCCCAACACCGAAATCCTAAACCTAAGGtaagtatcctatactgcagccattacacatctaaagttgttcatgtttggcagtgaataagcgtttttgttatttaaaaaagtgaCAAGAGGGACTGATTTCCTCAGTTGTCCTgtcaggaacatttcgtggtacctttgtatgCACTGCCGATATACGCTTATTGCAAAAAGGCCGGCTCTTCCGTCCAGCGGTAGCAGCGCTATGCCTTAGTGCGAGAGCTACCGGGTTCGCGTCAGCCCTCCACCTGTATGATGTTCCTGCCTgcgctactttttttttttttttaataaagtagagCAATTAAACAACAAACTAGGCTATGATCAGAACTAAATAAAAGCAACTAGGTTTGGAAGAAAAACCGTGTCTGAATCCAGTCACGTTAGTGTTTCACAGACTCGATAAAAATCTGCCGATCTAACAGATATCGTCCAATTCACTTAAAAATCTAAGTAATGTGTAACGTATTATTTTAAACGTTGAAAAAAATCACCTAACACATAGAAACAGCACGATATTTGACACCGGGTCCGTCACTATAGTATAATTTAATTATAGCTAATTGTCAAAAGGGACAGGTGTTGCGTAACATAAACTAACCTTTGCACACAATCTAGGTACAACATAACTTTTTAAGGAATAATGTTCACACCTATCATATGGGTTAAATGCCACTATCGGCTGAGTAAACACGTATAGTAGCTCCGACAAACGTTATCCCTACATGTAACATTTACTTGACACACATCTTTCAATAAAACGATATACAATACCTTTACTAAGTGTCACTCGATGCTTTCTTCTGTTCACTGAGGAACT
This window harbors:
- the sdr16c5b gene encoding epidermal retinol dehydrogenase 2, with protein sequence MNFFLETLQVTFLSIYYLLEAFVKLFIPARRKNVTGEIVLITGAGSGIGRLMALEFSKLGVTLVLWDINQEGSQETARLAKKEGASRVHCYVCDCSNKTEVYRVADQVKREVGDVSILINNAGIVTGKKFMESPDSLIEKTVEVNTMAHFWTYKAFLPAMMASNHGHLVSVASSAGLIGVNGLSRFLYNNCSYINISCIGSFYLKDYCASKFAAVGFAESVGLEMLASGKDGIKTTIVCPYFINTGMFDGCYTKWPRLLPILDPNYAARKIVDAILKEEVYLVMPRSLNLIFALKNIVPVKMGLILGIYFGAFNFMDHFRGHIKSD